In the genome of Macrobrachium nipponense isolate FS-2020 chromosome 34, ASM1510439v2, whole genome shotgun sequence, one region contains:
- the LOC135208077 gene encoding uncharacterized protein LOC135208077 encodes MKECQGKLDGILSDSSKFEHLTRNLTEDIKRDANWVFSTINAATNTVHLPPILADFSLGYLYGNVKTHKEGNPLHQIISQIPAPTYALAKHLNQIPSRYSLSTLLGFLKEICNSTCTGIMVSLDVESTFTNMPVDETIDIILNCIYLLPSTAPLNIPEASLHTLMDICTKEPPSTPIKDRCSVRRDGFALGSPLGVLFANFYMGMVEERDLLRASAG; translated from the coding sequence ATGAAGGAATGCCAAGGGAAGCTTGACGGCATCTTGTCAGACTCCTCAAAGTTTGAGCATCTCACACGAAACCTGACCGAGGACATCAAGAGGGATGCCAACTGGGTCTTCAGTACCATCAATGCGGCAACTAACACTGTCCACCTCCCGCCTATCTTAGCAGATTTCAGCCTTGGTTACCTCTATGGGAATgtgaaaacccataaggaaggcaacCCTCTCCACCAGATTATCAGCCAGATACCTGCCCCGACATATGCCTTGGCCAAGCACCTCAATCAAATCCCGAGCCGCTACAGCCTGAGTACATTATTGGGGTTCCTCAAGGAAATTTGCAACTCCACTTGCACTGGCATCATGGTGTCCCTTGATGTCGAATCCACATTCACAAACATGCCCGTTGACGAGACCATCGACATCATCCTGAATTGTATCTACCTGCTTCCGTCAAcggccccactcaatatcccagaagcctctctGCACACTTTAATGGACATCTGCACAAAAGAGCCCCCTTCTACACCCATCAAGGACAGATGTTCTGTCAGAAGGGATGGTTTTGCTTTGGGTTCTCCTCTTGGAGTCCTCTTCGCCAACTTCTACATGGGCATGGTGGAAGAGAGGGATTTGCTCAGAGCCAGTGCCGGATAA